The Nostoc sp. 'Lobaria pulmonaria (5183) cyanobiont' genome window below encodes:
- a CDS encoding universal stress protein — MSFKKILVAVNDSPATATVFIKALELAQRDAAQLMIGYSIELAASSQLTVNLVDLKIETQQAQSLLQLYYQKAKILGIMAEYSYQTGEPGTNICDLARSWGADLIVLGRRGLKGFAELLTGSVSNHVVHHAPCSVLVVQRQ; from the coding sequence ATGAGCTTTAAGAAGATTTTGGTGGCGGTTAATGATTCACCTGCGACTGCAACAGTGTTTATAAAAGCGCTGGAGTTAGCCCAAAGAGATGCTGCTCAGTTAATGATTGGTTACAGCATTGAGCTAGCAGCTTCTAGTCAACTCACTGTGAACTTAGTAGACCTAAAAATAGAAACACAACAGGCACAAAGTTTACTCCAGTTGTACTATCAGAAAGCGAAAATACTAGGCATTATGGCAGAATACAGTTATCAAACAGGAGAGCCTGGGACTAACATCTGTGATTTAGCCCGGAGTTGGGGAGCAGATTTGATTGTGCTTGGTCGTAGAGGACTTAAAGGATTTGCCGAACTTTTAACAGGAAGTGTGAGCAATCACGTCGTTCATCACGCTCCATGTTCCGTCCTAGTTGTTCAACGTCAGTAA
- a CDS encoding SRPBCC domain-containing protein, translating to MKIYTEIEIQASDKQVWNLLTDFASFPHWNLFIRQISGSLSEGAQLTVHFQPPGTDIMIFRPTVITVEPNRKLRWLGHFLIPGLFDGEHSFIIEPLGSDVYDGLRLRVRFIQQASFQGLLVPLLARRLNIDVRQGFEAMNQTLKTKAERINQTTTTSLNR from the coding sequence ATGAAAATCTATACTGAAATCGAAATTCAGGCATCCGATAAGCAAGTATGGAACTTACTCACTGATTTTGCCAGTTTTCCACATTGGAATCTGTTTATTCGTCAAATTAGTGGTTCGCTGAGTGAAGGGGCACAGCTAACCGTTCACTTTCAGCCTCCGGGTACAGATATTATGATCTTTCGACCTACTGTGATTACGGTAGAACCTAATCGCAAATTGCGCTGGTTAGGGCATTTTTTGATCCCAGGATTATTTGACGGTGAACACAGCTTTATCATTGAACCGCTAGGAAGCGATGTCTACGACGGGCTACGCCTACGCGTCCGCTTCATTCAGCAAGCATCTTTCCAGGGCTTACTAGTACCTCTGCTGGCTCGTCGATTAAATATTGACGTTCGCCAAGGGTTTGAAGCGATGAACCAAACATTGAAAACCAAGGCAGAACGCATTAATCAAACTACGACTACTTCATTAAATCGCTAA